A stretch of Lathyrus oleraceus cultivar Zhongwan6 chromosome 6, CAAS_Psat_ZW6_1.0, whole genome shotgun sequence DNA encodes these proteins:
- the LOC127093772 gene encoding uncharacterized mitochondrial protein AtMg00860-like — translation MLGHKISYKGIEVDQAKVEVISKLPPPVNEKGIRSFLGHAGFYRRFIRDFSEIAKPLTTLLVKDKAFLFNKECIMAFETLKSKLILAPIVIAPDWSLPFEIMCDASDIAVGVVLGQRRQKLLHVIYYASHVLNPA, via the coding sequence ATGTTAGGTCATAAAATTTCCTACAAGGGAATTGAAGTTGACCAAGCAAAAGTAGAAGTGATATCTAAACTCCCACCCCCTGTTAATGAGAAGGGTATCAGGAGTTTCTTAGGACACGCAGGGttttaccgcaggttcataagagatttttCAGAAATTGCAAAACCGTTGACCACTCTATTGGTTAAGGATAAGGCGTTTCTGTTCAACAAAGAATGCATCATGGCCTTTGAGACATTAAAGAGCAAACTGATTTTAGCACCCATTGTTATTGCCCCCGATTGGTCTCTTCcgtttgagatcatgtgtgatgctagtgatatTGCTGTAGGGGTAGTCTTAGGACAGCGAAGACAAAAGTTACTACATGTCATTTACTATGCTAGTCATGTGTTGAACCCTGCATAG